The Drosophila innubila isolate TH190305 chromosome 2R unlocalized genomic scaffold, UK_Dinn_1.0 1_C_2R, whole genome shotgun sequence DNA window GATGCATATTTTTGCACCTGTTGGACGGACAGTTTGATGGGTATACTTATATGTGATGGGTCCAATATGGGTGACTGGCCCATCTGTGTGTTGAGAAACTTTTTGGCGTCTAGAATTTCTCGTGCCTTTTGCTTCTTGGACCAATTCAGTTCCTGGGCCATGACGTTGGCCACTTTTGGCAGGATGTCCTCGGCCACGTGGACATTTAGAAAGGCAACGCGCAGGCGACGTGCCACCATGTCCACCAGTGTGCACGCATAATCCTTAACACCTTGTCGCACCTCCGCCTCAATGTAGGGGAACTCCGAATGCAATCGCTTGCCAGTTATGGGCCAAGAGCTGCCGCTGGGATGGGCACAGACGGCCACCTTACAGGCATTCGAGCCATAAGTATCGGTCAAGTGCCTGGCCACGTCTCGCTCCAGACCGAAATCCTGCACCAGGCGTATAAACATGTTGGGTGACCAACCATCGGCTCCATCCAATTTACAAGATGTGGCTGTAATCGAGTTAACTCGCATTGGTTGCAGACCACCACTGTTAATGGCCACGTCTATTGCCTTCTCTGCAATTATACGGAACGACGACCAGGTGCCACCTACAATTGAGATCATGTTGCCCGATCCCAGAGAAATCAGATGATTCTTCAACAGGGAATCCCTTAACTCGGACGTCTCAGCGGGCAATGGCTTATATCCGCCCCAAACGGCCAAAACATCGCATCTACGAACATCAAAATTTGGATTAATATAACTCTTGATGCCCTCCAACAGATATTGCACCTCCATTTCCGTTGGCTGTGGTCCCTCCGTCGACTCACGCATCTCGTCCGAGGTGCCCATCAGTGTGTGACCCAACCAGGGTAAGAAATATATTGCGGATCCGCTTCTTGTATTGGGATCGAACAGGCCCACCTCTTCGGGACAGTAGAAGGGGGGTAGGACGATGTGCGAGGCCCAGGTGGGGGAGCAGTGTGGCACCGCATTGGCATCCTCCAGGCGACAGATGCTATCACTCAAAGGGCCCGTGGCATTGATAACAACTTTGGCTCGGATCTTGTAGGATTTACCAGTCAACTGATCGATTGCCTTGGCACCCACGATCTGCTGCTCCTTATTCCGCAGCAGCTCAGTGACCTTCATGTGATTGCAGACATCGGCGCCATAACGTGCAGCAGTCAATATGACAGCGAGACACATTCGGGCGTCATCGTGTTGGCCTTCGTAGAAGACAAAGGCTCCATAGATGTCCCGCCGCATCATGGGAAAGATGTCGAGGGCCTCCGGAGTACTGATATATTGGAATCCTCTCGTGTTGCCGGGTGCCATTAAATGATAGATGTGCAGCTTGATCCAGTAAGAGGGCAATTGCCACCAATGATGAACTGGCAACATGATGGGAACAGGCTGATTCAAATGTGGCGCCAAGTTGGCAATATTGCTGCGTTCCTCCAGAGAGGTGCGAACACGCCGAAAGGCGGCTAGATCGAGTTTGGAGATTGCCTGGTCCAGATCCCTTAACCCCCCATGCAGCAATTTACTGGATTTCGATGAGGTGCCACTTCCAAAATCATCAGCCTCCACCAGCGCCGTTTTGAGTCCACGTGTTGCCGCGTCCAGAGCACAGCCAGCACCCACTGCTCCACCTCCTATGATGAGTATATCGTATTCCGTACGCCGTAAGGCGTCCAGATTCATACTGCGAGTGGGCAGCTCACGTTTCATTTGCGGCGCTTTATTCCTTTCCTGACACAAGGTCAGGGATGAGGCGCCAAGCATGGAGCTACCTGCCAGGACAGCTACCTGAAGAAATTTTGACATATTGAAACCTGCTCAGGCTAtagtaaaaatatgaattaaatctGTGTAGATTGACAAATAATTAGATGACGTACAATTTGAAATacgtttatatttatttgtatatttaaatatatgtgtatatttttgtgttgcatgttggaaagttaaaaaattatctataAGAAGCCCCTCACTAAAGCAATTAGTACAAAAAACAAGATGCCAAAACATTCACATTatctttttcattatttttttatctttaaaacttAGCACAAATTCTTTCTActtgctgcaactgcagctgcaactgcaacagacaCGGCA harbors:
- the LOC117783938 gene encoding glycerol-3-phosphate dehydrogenase, mitochondrial, with the protein product MSKFLQVAVLAGSSMLGASSLTLCQERNKAPQMKRELPTRSMNLDALRRTEYDILIIGGGAVGAGCALDAATRGLKTALVEADDFGSGTSSKSSKLLHGGLRDLDQAISKLDLAAFRRVRTSLEERSNIANLAPHLNQPVPIMLPVHHWWQLPSYWIKLHIYHLMAPGNTRGFQYISTPEALDIFPMMRRDIYGAFVFYEGQHDDARMCLAVILTAARYGADVCNHMKVTELLRNKEQQIVGAKAIDQLTGKSYKIRAKVVINATGPLSDSICRLEDANAVPHCSPTWASHIVLPPFYCPEEVGLFDPNTRSGSAIYFLPWLGHTLMGTSDEMRESTEGPQPTEMEVQYLLEGIKSYINPNFDVRRCDVLAVWGGYKPLPAETSELRDSLLKNHLISLGSGNMISIVGGTWSSFRIIAEKAIDVAINSGGLQPMRVNSITATSCKLDGADGWSPNMFIRLVQDFGLERDVARHLTDTYGSNACKVAVCAHPSGSSWPITGKRLHSEFPYIEAEVRQGVKDYACTLVDMVARRLRVAFLNVHVAEDILPKVANVMAQELNWSKKQKAREILDAKKFLNTQMGQSPILDPSHISIPIKLSVQQVQKYASHFKGLDDRETGYVSINQCCAAMKSFGVKEVPVDLMHNVLRDIDCHSQGKVNLYEYLLLMSAIVHGDTAYLRYAKLRMDQKLSTISNRKRQYVPVERSGGGL